Proteins from one Salmo salar chromosome ssa29, Ssal_v3.1, whole genome shotgun sequence genomic window:
- the si:ch211-161h7.4 gene encoding uncharacterized protein si:ch211-161h7.4 translates to MPSPLRQHTLTPSEKVFDWIYTRTPKCKPQSDITPHSATVTPSRSDAYPTTVIPSRQWRQAREAPEKRSRRRKAPGNWWVTNNPPENADSTSSFPQQPQPYIKKSSPPQLQPNPKTRKVERSKFLGPPQNGNTASSTRPGGVRTPLKRKDLSTPKTVKRSLATFGAILSSGRGALPVATVRSSTWQTSGRKSLFPRAPEEQSAQRPSAGLSSGPANDPSQDTTSDRSSSPVGLSASTVCIEPAGQLGIKTIRRDFSQSNNRLSDNTLKGFKSGPSSMIELDDYEENDDICVQSFRLLPHPSVPRGIGLSDPEAVTELCAPPLRAITLQLEDKANLTDWMALLWPAAGKQGGQISPDHFQWFSYRDRALGYKMDLLAETFSNGKILLGSYMKKPLLVDHSATTVYNLLTSCVAVTINGKENHYNPGQTFMVPCGHAYSLHNLTQEPAALHFTRMLAESSE, encoded by the exons ATGCCCAGCCCTCTCAGACAGCATACACTCACTCCAA GTGAGAAGGTGTTTGACTGGATCTATACCCGCACTCCCAAGTGTAAACCCCAGAGTGACATTACCCCCCACTCTGCTACCGTTACCCCCAGCAGGAGTGATGCCTACCCCACTACCGTTATCCCCAGCAGGCAGTGGCGTCAGGCCAGGGAGGCTCCAGAGAAACGCAGCAGGAGGAGGAAAGCTCCAGGGAACTGGTGGGTTACCAACAACCCCCCAGAGAACGCTGACAGCACCTCTTCATTCCCTCAACAACCCCAACCTTACATCAAAAAGTCTTCACCCCCTCAACTACAGCCTAACCCAAAAACTCGCAAGGTGGAGAGAAGTAAGTTCCTTGGACCCCCTCAGAATGGCAACACAGCCTCCTCAACTCGACCTGGAGGAGTTCGGACTCCGCTGAAGAGGAAGGACCTCTCCACTCCCAAGACGGTCAAGCGCTCTCTGGCCACCTTTGGTGCCATCTTGTCCTCGGGCAGAGGAGCGCTCCCGGTGGCCACGGTCAGAAGCAGCACGTGGCAGACTTCCGGGAGGAAATCGCTATTCCCTAGAGCGCCTGAGGAGCAGTCAGCCCAGAGACCGAGCGCCGGCCTCAGCTCTGGTCCAGCTAATGACCCCTCCCAGGACACAACCAGTGACAGGAGCTCCAGCCCTGTGGGTCTGAGTGCCAGTACTGTCTGCATAGAGCCTGCTGGACAGCTGGGGATAAAGACCATACGCCGAGACTTCTCCCAAAGCAACAACCGACTCTCAGACAACAC GTTAAAAGGTTTCAAAAGCGGACCGTCTTCCATGATTGAACTGGACGATTATGAAGAGAATGACGACATCT GTGTCCAGTCATTCAGATTGTTGCCCCATCCGTCTGTCCCTCGTGGCATCGGGCTGTCGGACCCTGAGGCTGTGACTGAGCTTTGTGCTCCTCCTCTCAGAGCCATCACACTGCAGCTGGAGGACAAGGCCAACCTCACAGACTGGATGGCTTTGCTCTGGCCTGCCGCTGGGAAAC AGGGAGGCCAGATCAGTCCAGATCATTTCCAGTGGTTCTCGTATCGAGACAGAGCTCTTGGTTACAAGATGGACCTGCTGGCTGAAACCTTCTCTAATGGAAAGATCTTGCTGGGCTCCTACATGAAGAAACCTCTGCTGGTGGACCACAGCGCTACCACT GTGTATAACCTCCTAACCAGCTGTGTAGCTGTGACCATCAATGGCAAAGAGAACCATTATAACCCAGGACAGACCTTCATGGTCCCATGTG GCCATGCCTACAGCCTCCACAATCTGACCCAGGAACCTGCTGCTCTACACTTCACCAGAATGCTGGCAGAGAGCTCAGAGTGA